The following coding sequences are from one Lolium rigidum isolate FL_2022 chromosome 6, APGP_CSIRO_Lrig_0.1, whole genome shotgun sequence window:
- the LOC124659275 gene encoding premnaspirodiene oxygenase-like, which yields MNDDLVYVCSALAVSVLAIAVVQLVKARQRLPPGPLNLPVIGSAHRLVNALPHRAMRDLAGVHGPLMYLRVGQVPLVVVTSKEVAREVLKTHDAIFATRPKLMAGDIVAYGSTDLLFCSTPGDYFRKLRRLCVQEILSNDRIRSYQDIREDEVRSLVEDIRAAGPSAPVDLSRKIYKLTNGIVSRAAFGMKSSKAEDFVAAIKHSFVYSTGFSIADLFPGFTGILSFLTGQRRILEGVRDTIDGILEEIINEREQILKSGRSTASEKNLVEVLLGLQGNEDFGFPITRSTVKAVILDIFAGGTETSGTSMEWAMSELMANPKVMGKLQGEIRAAFGDKEFISEADLRASGSVMKYLGLVIKETFRLHPPAPILVPRESTEACEINGYVIPAKTRVVINSWAIMRDPRYWEDAEEFRPERFEGAGRMDFLGGNFEYTPFGSGRRMCPGYNYGMASMELTLVQLLHSFDWSLPDGVEQLDMTEIVSLSLTRKTHLMLRAAPRAPLPSS from the exons ATGAACGACGATCTTGTGTACGTGTGCTCTGCTCTGGCCGTGTCAGTTTTGGCCATCGCGGTTGTCCAGCTTGTGAAGGCGCGACAACGGCTGCCGCCGGGGCCGCTGAACCTGCCGGTGATCGGGAGCGCGCACCGGCTGGTGAACGCGCTGCCGCACCGCGCGATGCGCGACCTGGCCGGCGTGCACGGCCCGCTCATGTACCTCCGCGTCGGTCAGGTGCCGCTGGTCGTGGTCACCTCCAAGGAGGTCGCCCGCGAGGTGCTCAAGACCCACGACGCCATCTTCGCCACTCGGCCGAAGCTCATGGCCGGCGACATCGTGGCGTACGGCTCGACGGACCTCCTTTTCTGCTCCACCCCCGGCGACTacttccggaagctccgaaggCTGTGCGTCCAGGAGATCCTGAGCAACGACCGCATCCGGTCGTACCAGGACATCAGGGAGGACGAGGTGCGGAGCCTCGTGGAGGACATCCGGGCGGCCGGACCATCGGCGCCGGTGGACCTCAGCAGGAAGATCTACAAATTGACCAACGGCATCGTCTCCCGGGCGGCGTTCGGCATGAAGAGCAGCAAAGCCGAGGACTTCGTGGCGGCCATCAAGCACAGCTTCGTCTACTCCACCGGCTTCTCGATCGCTGACCTCTTCCCTGGTTTCACGGGGATCCTCAGCTTCCTCACCGGCCAGAGGAGGATCCTGGAGGGCGTTCGTGACACCATCGACGGCATCCTGGAGGAGATCATCAACGAGAGGGAGCAAATCCTCAAGAGCGGCAGGTCAACCGCGTCGGAGAAGAACCTGGTGGAAGTTCTCCTGGGCCTCCAGGGGAATGAAGACTTTGGATTCCCCATCACCCGCTCCACTGTCAAAGCAGTTATCTTG GACATATTTGCGGGTGGGACAGAGACATCCGGGACATCCATGGAATGGGCGATGTCGGAGCTGATGGCGAACCCAAAGGTGATGGGTAAGCTGCAAGGCGAGATCAGGGCGGCGTTCGGCGACAAGGAGTTCATCAGCGAGGCGGATCTCCGGGCGAGCGGCAGCGTGATGAAGTACCTCGGGCTGGTGATCAAGGAGACGTTCAGGCTGCACCCACCGGCGcccatcctggtccctcgggagaGCACGGAGGCCTGCGAGATCAACGGGTACGTGATCCCGGCGAAGACGAGGGTGGTGATAAACTCGTGGGCGATCATGAGGGACCCCCGGTACTGGGAGGACGCGGAGGAGTTCAGGCCGGAGAGGTTCGAGGGAGCCGGCCGCATGGACTTCCTCGGCGGCAACTTCGAGTACACGCCGTTCGGGTCCGGGAGGAGGATGTGCCCCGGGTACAACTACGGCATGGCGAGCATGGAGCTCACCCTCGTGCAGCTCCTGCACTCGTTCGACTGGAGCCTTCCGGATGGTGTGGAGCAGCTCGACATGACCGAGATCGTGTCGCTGAGCCTGACCAGGAAGACGCACCTCATGCTGCGGGCTGCCCCTCGTGCGCCGCTGCCTTCTTCCTAA